A genomic region of Desulfomonilaceae bacterium contains the following coding sequences:
- the fdnG gene encoding formate dehydrogenase-N subunit alpha, with protein sequence MNFNRREFLVTSGVIGAGVVLSSLGLDLGPVRAYAAELKIDRMKTAKITTSVCPHCSVGCGLLVATDKNKGTIINIEGDPEHPINEGSLCAKGAALFQTTASNPNRLTKVLYRAPFSDKWEEKSWDWAITEIAKKAKATRDANFIEKNDKGQVVNRVEAIAHLGSSNIDNEEIWSLNAMARALGIVYLDHQARICHSPSVAALGESFGRGAMTNHYVDMRNSDCFLIMGSNAAECHPISMRWIMKAKDNGAKVISVDPRFTRTSAIADLYTALRSGTDIAFLGGMISFIIEKKKYFKDYVVEYTNASYIVGDKFDFQEGLFSGYDPKTRKYDSSKWSFKRDKKGALERDTTLQNPHCVFQLLKKHYSRYTPEKVSEITGTPIGELLKVYEMYSATGVRDKAGTVLYALGWTQHTVGSENIRASAIVQLLLGNIGIAGGGINALRGQPNVQGSSDGCLLFHLLPGYLKVPRSSQRTLENYLKEYTPGTVESQSANWWQNYPKYTVSLLKSFFGDKAVKENDFGYSWLPKADDGKTYSWLDLFDEMYSGKIKGLFLWSQNPAGSSPNTKKTVKGLSNLDWLVHANIFNNETASFWHGPGIDPKKIKTEVFLLPAACSVERDGSLTNSGRLVQWRYKATNPPGDAIPDGEMVNRLMAKIKALYAQEGGKFPEPILNLKWDYTDSNGAFDPHKMAKEINGYFLVDKTLKDPTGKDVQFKKGDLVPSFAFLQADGSTSSGIWLYTASYTNAGNMMTRRGKEDPTGLGLFPNWAWAWPVNRKVLYNRASCDVNGQPWNPKKALLKWEGGKWVGDVPDGPWPPMSDKEKGKLPFIMKPDGHASLFGPGMVDGPFPEHYEPLESPLSSNLMSGQMNNPAIKIFKSDLDKIASGDARFPIVCSTYTVTEHWCTGAFTRWQPWLLEAQPELFVEISEQLAKEIGIKNGERARVSSIRGEVECVAMVTPRYRPFQVAGRGVHQVGMPFCFGWLTPKSDKDPTTNHLTLCVGDANTMCPEYKAFMVNVTKA encoded by the coding sequence ATGAACTTTAATCGGAGGGAGTTTCTTGTTACCTCCGGCGTCATCGGCGCCGGTGTAGTCCTGTCATCTCTAGGTTTGGATTTGGGACCGGTTCGGGCTTACGCCGCAGAACTTAAGATCGACAGGATGAAAACAGCGAAAATCACGACGTCCGTTTGTCCGCATTGCTCAGTAGGCTGCGGCTTACTGGTCGCTACTGACAAGAACAAGGGAACGATTATCAACATCGAGGGCGATCCCGAACACCCTATCAATGAAGGTTCTCTTTGCGCAAAGGGCGCAGCGCTTTTCCAAACTACGGCCTCCAACCCTAACAGATTGACCAAAGTTCTGTACCGAGCGCCTTTCAGTGACAAATGGGAAGAAAAATCGTGGGACTGGGCGATAACAGAGATCGCCAAAAAGGCCAAAGCCACGCGGGACGCCAACTTCATTGAGAAAAACGATAAAGGGCAGGTGGTCAATCGTGTGGAGGCCATAGCCCATCTCGGCAGCTCCAACATCGACAATGAAGAAATCTGGTCTCTGAACGCTATGGCAAGAGCTTTGGGGATCGTTTACCTCGATCATCAAGCCAGAATATGTCACAGCCCGAGTGTGGCGGCTTTGGGAGAGTCATTCGGCCGTGGAGCGATGACGAATCACTATGTTGACATGAGAAACAGCGACTGCTTTCTCATCATGGGCAGCAATGCAGCCGAATGTCACCCCATAAGCATGAGATGGATCATGAAGGCCAAAGACAACGGAGCGAAGGTGATTTCCGTTGACCCTCGTTTCACGAGAACCTCAGCGATTGCCGACTTATACACGGCGCTCCGTTCGGGCACGGACATCGCCTTTCTCGGCGGCATGATCAGTTTCATTATTGAGAAGAAAAAGTATTTCAAAGACTATGTCGTAGAATATACCAACGCATCCTACATTGTTGGAGACAAGTTCGATTTCCAGGAAGGTCTATTTTCAGGGTACGACCCGAAGACCCGGAAATATGACTCGTCCAAGTGGTCTTTTAAGCGTGACAAGAAAGGCGCCCTGGAAAGAGACACAACGCTTCAAAATCCTCATTGCGTGTTCCAACTCCTAAAAAAGCACTATTCACGTTACACCCCGGAAAAAGTTTCCGAGATTACCGGGACCCCTATTGGAGAATTGCTGAAGGTTTACGAGATGTATTCAGCGACCGGTGTGCGGGACAAGGCGGGGACGGTGCTTTATGCTTTGGGATGGACTCAACACACGGTCGGGTCTGAAAATATTCGAGCTAGCGCGATCGTTCAACTTTTGCTCGGTAACATTGGTATCGCTGGCGGTGGTATCAATGCTCTGCGTGGCCAACCCAACGTCCAGGGCTCGTCGGATGGGTGCCTGTTGTTCCATTTACTTCCCGGATACTTGAAAGTGCCGAGATCATCTCAGCGAACTCTTGAAAACTACCTAAAGGAATACACGCCGGGAACTGTAGAATCCCAGTCCGCCAACTGGTGGCAGAACTACCCCAAGTACACAGTGAGCCTGCTCAAGTCATTCTTCGGCGATAAGGCTGTTAAGGAAAACGATTTCGGCTATTCATGGCTGCCGAAGGCTGACGACGGCAAGACCTATTCATGGCTGGACCTGTTCGATGAGATGTACTCCGGGAAGATAAAAGGCTTGTTTCTCTGGAGCCAGAACCCGGCAGGAAGCAGCCCGAATACAAAGAAGACTGTAAAAGGACTAAGCAATCTGGATTGGCTAGTCCACGCCAACATATTCAACAACGAAACCGCTTCGTTTTGGCACGGCCCAGGGATTGATCCAAAAAAGATAAAGACTGAGGTGTTTCTGCTGCCTGCCGCTTGTTCCGTAGAAAGAGACGGTAGTCTTACCAACAGCGGACGCTTGGTTCAGTGGCGTTACAAGGCCACGAATCCGCCGGGAGACGCAATTCCTGACGGAGAAATGGTTAACCGGCTCATGGCGAAGATCAAGGCGCTCTATGCTCAGGAAGGCGGCAAATTTCCCGAACCGATTCTCAATTTGAAGTGGGACTATACGGACTCCAATGGCGCATTTGACCCACACAAGATGGCAAAAGAGATCAATGGATATTTTCTGGTGGATAAGACTCTCAAAGATCCGACGGGAAAAGACGTACAGTTCAAGAAAGGAGACCTCGTCCCCTCTTTCGCATTTCTACAGGCAGATGGCAGTACGTCGTCCGGCATCTGGCTCTACACTGCTAGTTACACGAATGCAGGCAACATGATGACTCGCAGGGGGAAAGAGGACCCGACCGGCCTTGGCCTCTTTCCCAATTGGGCCTGGGCCTGGCCTGTAAACCGCAAGGTGCTGTACAACCGAGCATCCTGCGATGTCAATGGTCAACCGTGGAATCCCAAGAAGGCCCTTTTGAAATGGGAAGGCGGCAAATGGGTCGGTGACGTTCCCGATGGCCCGTGGCCTCCCATGAGCGATAAGGAAAAAGGTAAGCTACCCTTCATCATGAAACCGGATGGGCACGCGTCCCTTTTTGGTCCCGGCATGGTTGATGGTCCGTTCCCAGAGCATTATGAGCCGCTGGAAAGCCCCTTATCAAGCAATCTTATGTCAGGACAGATGAACAATCCAGCCATAAAGATTTTCAAGAGCGATTTGGACAAAATCGCCTCAGGGGATGCCAGGTTCCCCATAGTTTGCAGCACGTACACAGTCACCGAACACTGGTGTACTGGGGCTTTCACCCGATGGCAACCTTGGCTCCTCGAAGCCCAGCCTGAACTCTTCGTGGAAATTAGCGAACAGCTTGCCAAGGAAATTGGAATCAAAAACGGCGAAAGGGCAAGGGTTTCCTCGATCAGAGGAGAAGTCGAATGCGTGGCTATGGTGACACCCAGATATCGTCCGTTCCAGGTGGCGGGTCGTGGGGTGCATCAGGTCGGAATGCCTTTCTGTTTTGGATGGCTCACACCCAAATCGGATAAGGACCCTACCACGAATCATCTCACCCTTTGCGTGGGAGACGCCAACACCATGTGTCCTGAATACAAGGCCTTCATGGTAAACGTTACAAAGGCATAA
- the selB gene encoding selenocysteine-specific translation elongation factor: MDKFITVGVAGHVDHGKTSLVKVLTGIDTDRLGEEKRRGLSIEPSVAPWRLPSGKRIALVDVPGHSDFLKNTIRGLSSVDMAILIVAADDGVMPQTRDHLAVLNFFDAKGGFIVLSKTDLVDQETISIAESEIREAVQNSFLNGKPIVHFSAMDGRGVDQIVHAAESESERIAGKRQYSPFRLWIDQVRSFSGFGTVVSGTVFSGQITDNDAVQILPSGMDAKVRFLEVHHERVSRAVAGQRVGVNIQGISVQEVNAGMALIAPGAYVPASMFNAKLSILQRVRAPLVNQQRVNLYIGTQCVKALVVMMEQDRLRPGESGLVQLRIQEPLPVLPGDSYVISGLNSVGIMGGGNILETTREKFRAVKKEKNVSYLRALGEKDVSKVTELFLLKYANRPVSAEEIASSGLPIEKIEAEVKSKVKTRKLIVLEGRGYFPRNDYETLIARLMDVTKEILAQDSYKMLVKANEIRYRLDPALDEFLFERMLRELCTQGKLLRCDGGYQIPTLVGKLSPNKRQLIEKLKEFAASQGYSSFSAGTFHKLHGEGIQWRDVQKALDYMHAQKKIVRLNDGRYLTCEALQEIGEKVRTLIQQKGSLTIKDAAEILGYGRLRAVPVLDYLDTIGLTRRVADSRVLMSGDDMMPERYGMRGRVPNAC, encoded by the coding sequence ATGGACAAGTTCATCACCGTAGGAGTGGCGGGACACGTGGACCACGGGAAGACCAGTTTGGTTAAAGTTCTTACAGGCATAGACACTGATCGTCTTGGAGAGGAAAAAAGACGGGGTCTTTCAATTGAGCCAAGCGTTGCGCCGTGGCGGCTTCCATCAGGCAAAAGGATTGCTCTGGTGGATGTGCCCGGTCACAGCGATTTTCTTAAGAACACCATTCGAGGTTTGAGCAGTGTCGACATGGCGATACTGATTGTTGCGGCTGATGACGGGGTAATGCCTCAGACCAGGGATCATTTGGCGGTTTTGAATTTCTTTGACGCTAAAGGCGGTTTCATTGTCTTGAGCAAGACCGATCTTGTGGATCAAGAAACTATATCAATCGCGGAATCGGAAATTCGCGAAGCAGTCCAGAACTCCTTCTTGAATGGTAAACCAATTGTTCATTTCTCCGCCATGGACGGAAGAGGGGTTGATCAAATTGTTCACGCCGCTGAATCCGAATCAGAGAGGATAGCCGGTAAGAGGCAATACAGCCCATTTCGCCTGTGGATTGATCAAGTTCGTAGTTTTAGTGGTTTTGGCACGGTAGTTAGCGGAACAGTATTTTCAGGTCAGATCACGGATAATGACGCCGTTCAAATACTACCATCCGGGATGGACGCAAAAGTCAGGTTTCTGGAAGTTCATCACGAAAGAGTGAGTCGGGCAGTCGCTGGCCAAAGGGTTGGGGTTAATATCCAGGGAATATCGGTTCAGGAAGTCAACGCAGGTATGGCGCTTATCGCCCCGGGCGCTTATGTGCCGGCCAGTATGTTCAATGCGAAACTGTCGATTTTGCAAAGGGTCCGGGCGCCGCTTGTCAACCAGCAACGGGTCAATCTCTACATAGGGACACAATGTGTAAAGGCTTTGGTGGTGATGATGGAGCAGGACCGCCTCAGGCCGGGTGAGTCGGGACTGGTTCAGTTGAGGATCCAAGAACCCTTGCCGGTCCTCCCTGGCGATTCTTATGTGATTTCCGGACTTAACTCCGTCGGCATTATGGGCGGCGGGAATATTCTGGAAACAACCAGAGAAAAGTTTAGAGCAGTAAAGAAGGAAAAGAATGTTTCCTATCTGAGGGCTCTTGGAGAAAAAGACGTCAGTAAGGTCACCGAACTCTTCCTCTTGAAATATGCAAACCGTCCGGTTAGCGCTGAAGAAATTGCTTCCAGTGGTCTTCCTATCGAGAAAATTGAGGCGGAGGTCAAGTCAAAGGTAAAAACCCGAAAATTGATCGTGTTGGAAGGCCGGGGTTACTTTCCCAGGAATGACTACGAGACCTTAATAGCCCGACTGATGGACGTGACAAAAGAAATCTTGGCCCAAGACTCTTACAAAATGCTGGTCAAGGCAAATGAAATTCGTTATCGCCTGGACCCGGCGCTCGATGAATTTCTTTTTGAGAGAATGCTCCGCGAGCTATGCACACAAGGCAAACTCCTCAGATGCGATGGGGGGTATCAAATTCCTACCCTCGTGGGTAAATTATCTCCAAATAAGAGACAACTGATAGAAAAATTGAAGGAATTTGCCGCTAGTCAGGGCTATTCGTCTTTCTCTGCGGGAACATTTCACAAGCTGCACGGCGAAGGCATTCAATGGAGAGATGTCCAGAAAGCGCTAGATTACATGCATGCGCAGAAAAAAATCGTTCGACTAAACGACGGGCGTTACTTAACTTGCGAAGCCCTCCAGGAGATAGGCGAAAAAGTCCGAACACTGATCCAACAGAAGGGTAGTCTCACCATAAAGGACGCCGCGGAAATACTTGGGTACGGGAGATTGCGGGCTGTACCTGTGCTTGATTACCTTGACACTATCGGGCTGACCCGACGCGTGGCAGATTCACGGGTCTTGATGTCGGGGGACGATATGATGCCTGAACGATACGGCATGAGGGGGCGGGTTCCAAATGCTTGTTGA
- a CDS encoding double-cubane-cluster-containing anaerobic reductase: protein MTESYEQMWKDLGLDLVAHDMLLQVLGKGYQDIFLAQKSRPQGMDYFNFVLSEVHGLRIKELVDAKKEGKKVIGSFCVFVPEEIVRATDATLVGLCTGADFATEEVEKLLPRNTCSLIKSAFGFKLGKVCPYIESADMIVGENTCDGKKKSYEAFGRLVPNLYVMDLPQMKSPEGKSLLKAEYYKFKDRVEQLTGITLDVARLKKGIEIVNNKRRAIYRLSQLRKADPAPISGLDALLINQVFFYDDPIRFTQSVNKICDELEERIKTGSGAIPKGSPRILLSGCPMAVPNWKLPWIIETSGAVIVGEESCVGERGTRNLTDDTGSTLDQLMDAIVDRYFQVDCAIFTPNPDRLQHVKDMTAAYNANGVIHYGLQFCQPYQMEAMPVEGALEDAGIPTLRIDTDYSMEDVEQLKTRVEAFIERIK from the coding sequence ATGACCGAAAGTTATGAACAGATGTGGAAAGACCTCGGGCTTGACCTCGTCGCTCACGACATGTTGCTTCAAGTCCTCGGTAAAGGATACCAGGACATATTCTTGGCTCAAAAATCCCGACCTCAAGGCATGGATTATTTCAACTTTGTGCTGAGTGAAGTTCACGGTCTCAGGATCAAGGAATTAGTGGACGCTAAAAAAGAAGGCAAAAAGGTTATCGGCTCATTTTGTGTGTTTGTTCCAGAAGAAATTGTTCGGGCGACAGACGCAACTTTGGTTGGATTATGCACTGGAGCGGATTTTGCTACCGAAGAGGTAGAAAAACTGCTCCCTAGGAATACTTGCTCCCTGATCAAATCCGCGTTCGGCTTCAAGTTGGGCAAGGTTTGCCCTTACATCGAATCGGCCGACATGATCGTTGGCGAAAACACCTGTGACGGAAAGAAAAAGTCTTACGAGGCGTTTGGGCGCCTTGTTCCCAATCTTTATGTCATGGACCTCCCTCAAATGAAAAGTCCGGAAGGCAAATCTCTGCTAAAAGCCGAATATTACAAATTCAAGGATCGTGTTGAACAACTTACTGGAATAACGCTTGATGTGGCCAGGCTCAAGAAAGGCATAGAGATTGTAAACAACAAACGTCGAGCCATATACAGACTTTCCCAATTGAGAAAGGCTGACCCCGCTCCGATTTCCGGACTTGACGCTTTGCTTATCAATCAGGTGTTTTTTTACGATGATCCGATTCGATTTACACAGTCGGTAAACAAAATATGTGACGAGCTTGAAGAGAGAATAAAAACAGGTTCAGGAGCAATCCCCAAAGGTTCCCCCAGAATCCTGCTCTCGGGTTGCCCAATGGCTGTTCCAAATTGGAAGCTTCCTTGGATTATAGAAACAAGTGGAGCTGTAATTGTTGGAGAAGAGTCTTGTGTGGGAGAAAGAGGGACCCGAAATCTTACTGATGATACGGGATCAACTCTGGATCAGTTGATGGACGCTATTGTTGATCGATATTTTCAGGTAGATTGCGCAATATTTACCCCGAATCCTGACAGGCTCCAACATGTAAAGGATATGACAGCGGCGTACAACGCCAATGGTGTCATTCACTACGGATTGCAGTTCTGTCAGCCTTATCAGATGGAGGCCATGCCGGTGGAGGGGGCTTTGGAAGACGCTGGAATTCCAACCCTCCGAATAGATACGGATTATAGCATGGAAGATGTCGAGCAACTTAAAACCCGTGTGGAAGCTTTCATAGAACGAATTAAATAA
- a CDS encoding acyl-CoA dehydratase activase, whose product MVTTGIDIGSRTIKIVSIDSVDRRIAVSRRVETTFNPLDQARKLLNGIETGRLIATGYGRKLAQENFGGESITEIQAHALGARHVFSECHAILDIGGQDTKAISLDSRGKVQKFEMNDRCAAGTGKFLEFMATSFQVPIEQFGVFALAGVEGLKINSMCTVFAEAEATSLMARGGRPEDIAFALHLSVVKRSISMLRRISTAGPIVFSGGVARNPCIVELVRREMIGGVLIPDEPDMIGALGAALYGIKNLEIPQH is encoded by the coding sequence TTGGTTACCACAGGCATCGACATAGGGTCCAGGACAATTAAAATTGTTAGTATCGATTCCGTCGATCGAAGGATAGCTGTGTCTAGAAGAGTGGAAACCACATTTAACCCTTTGGACCAGGCCAGGAAGCTACTTAACGGAATAGAGACGGGCCGGCTTATCGCGACAGGTTACGGCCGAAAACTCGCCCAAGAAAATTTTGGAGGCGAGTCAATAACTGAAATTCAGGCTCACGCATTGGGGGCGAGGCATGTGTTTTCCGAATGCCACGCGATTCTGGATATAGGAGGTCAGGACACTAAGGCAATTTCATTGGATTCCAGAGGCAAAGTTCAGAAATTCGAAATGAATGACCGTTGCGCAGCGGGAACCGGCAAGTTTTTGGAGTTCATGGCCACGAGTTTCCAGGTTCCGATCGAACAATTTGGCGTTTTTGCGCTGGCAGGAGTTGAGGGTCTTAAAATCAACAGTATGTGTACGGTTTTCGCCGAGGCTGAAGCGACATCTCTTATGGCTAGAGGCGGTCGTCCTGAGGATATTGCTTTTGCTCTGCACCTTTCAGTGGTGAAACGTTCGATATCCATGTTAAGGAGAATTTCTACCGCCGGCCCCATCGTATTTTCAGGTGGAGTAGCTCGAAATCCTTGCATAGTTGAGCTTGTTAGGCGGGAAATGATTGGCGGAGTATTGATCCCCGATGAGCCTGATATGATAGGCGCCTTAGGGGCAGCTCTCTACGGAATAAAGAACCTGGAAATTCCACAACACTGA
- a CDS encoding selenium metabolism-associated LysR family transcriptional regulator: MDLKRMEVFCKIVELKSFTRAGEALSLAQPTVSEHIRALETTLGDKLLDRFKGDVLPTPVGRVFYQYAKNMIQTRDEAFQAVDQFRGKMAGQLNLAASSIPGTYVLPRIIGTFKAAHPASQIALQISDTSGTADAVADGRVDVGLVGARWHHPKLTFQEIVSDELVLTVSSKHFWAEEKRVIEADELFHEPFVIRETGSGTRMATKQIMEEHGLSVRRFNVIAEMGSTEAVKQSVKDGMGVSILSSRAVSDELRQGALVAIGIRGLKFQRSLYLIQRRNRQASPLCSAFLSHVDGGLRKVGQRSSSEI; the protein is encoded by the coding sequence ATGGATCTGAAACGGATGGAAGTTTTTTGTAAGATAGTTGAACTGAAAAGCTTCACACGGGCGGGAGAAGCTTTGTCTCTGGCTCAACCTACAGTGAGTGAGCATATCCGCGCCCTCGAGACAACTCTGGGAGATAAACTTCTGGATCGCTTTAAAGGAGATGTTTTGCCAACTCCCGTGGGGCGTGTGTTTTACCAGTATGCGAAAAACATGATTCAGACCAGAGATGAGGCGTTCCAGGCGGTAGACCAGTTTCGCGGAAAAATGGCCGGTCAATTGAACTTGGCCGCCAGTTCGATACCGGGAACGTATGTCCTCCCTCGAATCATAGGAACATTCAAGGCCGCCCACCCGGCAAGCCAGATTGCTTTGCAAATTTCAGACACGTCTGGAACTGCGGACGCTGTAGCCGACGGAAGGGTTGATGTCGGTCTTGTTGGTGCACGTTGGCACCACCCAAAACTTACTTTCCAGGAAATTGTTTCTGACGAACTCGTTTTAACTGTATCTTCGAAGCATTTCTGGGCCGAAGAAAAAAGAGTCATAGAGGCGGACGAACTCTTTCATGAACCGTTCGTTATTCGGGAAACCGGTTCAGGGACTCGCATGGCCACTAAACAGATTATGGAGGAACATGGCCTGAGTGTTCGACGCTTTAATGTGATTGCGGAGATGGGAAGCACTGAGGCTGTTAAGCAGAGCGTAAAAGATGGTATGGGAGTGTCCATACTGTCGTCTCGCGCCGTGAGCGATGAGTTACGTCAAGGCGCTTTAGTCGCAATAGGAATTAGAGGACTTAAGTTTCAAAGGTCGCTTTATTTAATACAGAGACGAAATCGGCAAGCGTCTCCGCTTTGTTCGGCATTCCTGAGCCATGTCGATGGAGGGCTGCGTAAGGTAGGGCAGCGATCGTCTTCCGAAATCTGA
- a CDS encoding phosphate ABC transporter substrate-binding protein, whose product MFSTFVQRFLIIALVGLVITSFAGAANAGDLDKFANMQGTLDLAGGTAHVPVMKEAAQNIMAFNPKIRITIAGGGSGVGVQKVGEGMVSIGNTGRPLTEKEIEKYGLKSFPFAIDGVAVIVNPKNPISDLKSEQVRNIFSGRIKSWKDLGGKEQEIHLFTRDEASGTREVFWEILLKKGPIANTANVVPSNGAMKIAVSKDENAIGYMSIGHVDRTVKAISLDGAAPTQDNAINGSYAVVRKLYMNTKGAPSPLAQAFIDYILSPMGAGVIEKYGYIPSK is encoded by the coding sequence ATGTTTTCAACCTTTGTACAAAGATTCTTAATCATTGCGCTTGTTGGGTTGGTTATCACGTCATTTGCCGGAGCCGCAAACGCGGGGGATCTGGATAAATTCGCCAACATGCAGGGAACCTTGGACTTAGCGGGCGGGACAGCGCATGTGCCTGTGATGAAAGAGGCCGCACAAAACATAATGGCGTTCAACCCGAAAATAAGGATTACGATCGCTGGGGGTGGTTCAGGGGTAGGCGTTCAAAAAGTCGGAGAGGGTATGGTAAGTATTGGTAACACTGGCAGACCTCTTACAGAAAAAGAGATCGAAAAATATGGTCTCAAAAGTTTTCCATTCGCAATTGATGGAGTCGCAGTCATTGTAAACCCCAAAAACCCCATCAGTGATCTCAAATCAGAACAGGTAAGAAATATCTTTTCAGGACGTATAAAAAGCTGGAAAGATCTTGGAGGAAAGGAACAAGAAATCCATTTATTTACGCGGGACGAAGCGAGCGGAACCAGAGAAGTATTTTGGGAAATCTTACTCAAGAAAGGGCCGATTGCGAACACCGCCAACGTCGTCCCATCCAACGGAGCCATGAAAATCGCTGTATCTAAGGATGAGAACGCGATTGGCTACATGAGCATAGGGCATGTGGACCGAACGGTAAAAGCCATCAGCCTCGATGGAGCGGCGCCGACTCAGGATAACGCTATAAATGGATCCTATGCTGTAGTTCGTAAACTATATATGAATACTAAAGGAGCCCCAAGCCCACTCGCTCAGGCTTTTATAGATTACATCCTGTCCCCGATGGGAGCCGGCGTTATTGAGAAGTATGGCTACATTCCGTCAAAATAG
- a CDS encoding ABC transporter permease subunit, whose translation MATFRQNSFFQGTSETVIKTGLFFATLVAAFVVIVIFGFICYFALPIFHEEQISTVLSWSWKPVQGQFGIIPMAIGSICLGATSMCLAFPVGLGVCCCASGLAPKWFSSLILLVVRLMTSVPTVVYGFVSVFLLVPMVRGAFHHGTGFSWLAASITLSALVLPTVVLLIHTQFEQIDPGIRLTAAALGFKRVSQIVWVLIPASYQALFAAGILGFGRAVGDTIISLMLAGNAPQIPDSLLDSIRTLTAHIALVVSTEAGSSSYNSLFASGIILFGMSAAVNGTLRFIRLGARVSRDFNK comes from the coding sequence ATGGCTACATTCCGTCAAAATAGTTTTTTTCAGGGTACCAGCGAAACAGTAATTAAAACAGGTCTTTTTTTTGCGACCCTGGTTGCGGCGTTTGTAGTAATCGTCATTTTTGGCTTCATTTGCTATTTCGCCTTACCAATTTTTCATGAAGAACAAATTTCCACCGTGTTGTCTTGGAGTTGGAAGCCTGTCCAGGGACAGTTTGGAATTATCCCCATGGCGATTGGCTCGATTTGTCTTGGCGCCACATCCATGTGTCTGGCGTTCCCGGTGGGGTTGGGGGTTTGCTGTTGCGCGTCCGGATTGGCCCCAAAATGGTTTTCAAGTTTGATTCTTCTAGTCGTCCGCTTGATGACGAGTGTCCCTACGGTCGTGTATGGTTTTGTCTCCGTTTTTCTTCTTGTCCCAATGGTGAGGGGCGCCTTTCATCACGGAACCGGATTTTCATGGCTGGCAGCTTCCATTACTCTAAGCGCCCTTGTTCTCCCCACAGTTGTCCTACTCATACACACTCAATTCGAGCAAATTGATCCCGGAATCCGACTCACTGCGGCAGCGCTTGGCTTCAAGCGAGTTAGTCAAATCGTTTGGGTTCTAATCCCTGCGAGCTATCAGGCGTTATTTGCCGCTGGAATTCTTGGTTTTGGCCGAGCTGTCGGCGACACGATTATTTCTTTGATGCTCGCGGGCAACGCCCCTCAGATTCCCGATTCTTTACTGGACTCGATTCGCACGCTCACCGCGCATATAGCTCTGGTGGTTTCTACCGAAGCGGGAAGTTCCTCTTACAATTCCCTGTTCGCCTCCGGCATTATACTTTTTGGGATGTCTGCCGCAGTAAATGGGACCTTGCGTTTCATCCGGCTGGGGGCTCGCGTCTCCCGAGACTTTAATAAATGA
- the pstA gene encoding phosphate ABC transporter permease PstA, with amino-acid sequence MTKFIETAATFLSYACAILTVTTFVIFVGFLVSHGLTTINLSLFFGDVSPYDALFGNAPVWDGIWPAVVGTALLVFFSCILAVPLGISAGIFLAEYTVSRPIRSIIDFAIDLLAGMPSIIMGLFGFAMVLFLRKTFLPEANTCLLLSSVCIAFLVLPYLIRTTQTALVALPAAVRLTGIGLGFTKWQNILHVLIPLSSRGIMSGVILSIGRAAEDTAVILLTGVVANSGLPGAITDKFEALPFTIYYLAAEYRTPEELNRGFGAALVLLILTGTLFQAANWLHNRISGESR; translated from the coding sequence ATGACAAAATTCATAGAAACAGCCGCGACATTTCTGTCTTACGCCTGCGCAATTTTGACTGTCACAACTTTCGTTATCTTCGTTGGATTTCTGGTAAGCCACGGATTAACAACCATAAATCTCTCCCTGTTTTTTGGAGATGTCTCTCCATACGACGCATTGTTCGGCAACGCTCCAGTTTGGGATGGGATATGGCCGGCAGTGGTCGGAACTGCGCTTCTGGTTTTTTTCTCCTGTATCCTCGCTGTACCTTTAGGCATTTCGGCAGGGATCTTTCTTGCTGAGTACACCGTTTCCAGGCCGATAAGATCTATTATCGATTTTGCAATAGACCTGTTGGCAGGAATGCCCTCTATAATTATGGGGCTCTTCGGCTTTGCCATGGTTCTGTTTTTACGAAAAACTTTTTTGCCCGAAGCCAACACTTGTTTGTTATTGTCGTCCGTCTGCATAGCTTTTCTTGTTCTCCCTTATCTCATAAGAACAACACAGACCGCTCTTGTAGCATTACCCGCCGCTGTTCGCCTCACAGGGATAGGACTTGGCTTCACGAAGTGGCAAAATATTTTGCATGTTCTTATACCTCTCTCTTCCCGCGGAATAATGAGTGGGGTCATCCTCTCAATCGGTCGAGCGGCTGAGGATACAGCCGTCATCTTGTTGACCGGAGTAGTTGCGAATTCTGGACTGCCCGGCGCTATAACAGATAAATTCGAAGCCCTGCCCTTTACGATCTACTATTTGGCGGCTGAATATCGCACACCTGAAGAGTTAAATCGTGGTTTCGGGGCAGCGCTGGTTTTGTTGATTCTGACGGGAACACTCTTTCAAGCCGCAAACTGGTTACATAACAGAATATCCGGAGAATCGCGTTGA